A stretch of Linepithema humile isolate Giens D197 chromosome 3, Lhum_UNIL_v1.0, whole genome shotgun sequence DNA encodes these proteins:
- the LOC136998345 gene encoding uncharacterized protein yields the protein MAAEEDDRDGSRRHGSLAARKIRGRPRHGTELGSRDRRENADRSPRPGPARQPDPLPDQARHAPLLRANPYSEVTDPICRLPLPTLVYRLEALYLGDLLRIWVRTGATPPRGPLLDFQGPRGRSGHRRNCGALRVPNPISLLEVSRELERLYRKENSSRISRRRLQVILGYPDEHSYEGPNCMRFRCRVPE from the coding sequence ATGGCGGCCGAAGAGGACGATCGCGACGGCTCGCGCCGCCACGGAAGCCTCGCAGCAAGGAAGATCCGCGGGAGGCCAAGGCACGGGACCGAGCTCGGATCCCGGGACCGGCGCGAGAACGCCGACCGTTCACCTCGCCCAGGCCCGGCACGTCAGCCAGACCCGCTTCCCGACCAAGCCCGACACGCCCCGCTCCTCAGAGCCAATCCTTATTCCGAAGTTACGGATCCAATTTGCCGACTTCCCTTACCTACATTAGTCTATCGACTAGAGGCTCTTTACCTTGGAGACCTGCTGCGGATATGGGTACGAACCGGCGCGACACCTCCACGTGGCCCTCTCCTGGATTTTCAAGGTCCGAGGGGAAGATCCGGACACCGCCGCAACTGCGGTGCTCTTCGCGTTCCAAACCCTATCTCCCTGCTAGAGGTTTCCAGGGAACTCGAACGCTTATACAGAAAAGAAAACTCTTCCCGGATCTCCCGACGGCGTCTCCAGGTCATTTTGGGTTACCCCGACGAACACTCTTACGAGGGCCCGAATTGTATGCGGTTCCGCTGCCGGGTTCCGGAATAG